Proteins encoded by one window of Taeniopygia guttata chromosome 1A, bTaeGut7.mat, whole genome shotgun sequence:
- the CCDC59 gene encoding thyroid transcription factor 1-associated protein 26, which yields MAAARRGGPGQAAATAARGPGRKRRWRPVLLRSVVGSVQEGRGFAFRRKQKIEQQYRKLLKKRRQVHSQQDDQFTDTYPEHLKHLYLAEEEKLKKRRRTPNDSVSSEEKLNKAAESVGTQEKVKNKTSNQKAKEEYEKIKAEHARKKEEAEKRKEQREEAQRLYKKKKMEAYKILSKKTKKGQPNLNLQVEFLLQKIQQNT from the exons ATGGCGGCGGCGAGGCGCGGCGGGCCCGGGCAGGCGGCGGCCACGGCGGCTCGCGGGCCCGGCCGAAAGCGGCGCTGGAGGCCCGTCCTGCTGCGCAGCGTTGTCGGCAGCGTCCAGGAGG GACGAGGATTTGCATTTCGGAGGAAACAAAAGATTGAACAACAGTACAGGAAATTactgaaaaagagaagacaagTGCATTCACAACAGGATGATCAGTTTACAGATACCTATCCAGAGCACTTGAAACATCTTTACCTTGCAGAGGAAGAGAAGCTTAAGAAGAGGCGCAGGACTCCAAATGATTCAGTGTCATCAGAAGAAAAGCTTAATAAAGCAGCAGA GTCAGTTGGGACTCAAGAgaaggttaaaaataaaacatccaaTCAGAAGGCAAAAGAAGAGTATGAGAAAATAAAGGCTGAGCATGCTAGAAAGAAAGAG gaagcagaaaaaagaaaagaacaaagagaAGAAGCTCAACGTTtgtacaagaaaaagaaaatggaagctTATAAAATACTGAGTAAGAAGACAAAGAAAGGACAGCCAAATCTAAATTTACAAGTAGAAtttcttcttcagaaaatacagcaaaatacaTAA